From Meiothermus sp., a single genomic window includes:
- a CDS encoding winged helix-turn-helix domain-containing protein translates to MGRRIAPIDWTESAEELEAQYRRERNLERRKRLQAMWLVRRGKAAQDAAKEVGIGRKTLNRWLAWYRAGGLQEVLKRVPGWGVKVSRAWLDQDQQLELRAESAQGSFRTYEEARQWVQQRFGVQYSYKGLYGLMARWKIHPKVPRPSAAKADAAAQARWKKGGSKP, encoded by the coding sequence ATGGGTCGTAGGATTGCCCCAATCGATTGGACTGAAAGCGCAGAGGAGCTGGAGGCACAGTATAGACGGGAGAGGAACCTGGAACGACGTAAACGGCTGCAGGCGATGTGGCTGGTACGTCGAGGCAAAGCTGCACAGGATGCGGCCAAAGAAGTGGGGATTGGACGTAAAACCCTCAACCGGTGGCTGGCTTGGTATCGGGCCGGGGGATTGCAGGAGGTGTTGAAGCGCGTACCGGGCTGGGGGGTCAAGGTCAGTCGAGCCTGGTTGGATCAAGACCAACAACTGGAACTGCGAGCCGAGAGTGCCCAAGGAAGCTTTCGCACCTACGAAGAAGCGCGGCAGTGGGTGCAACAACGCTTTGGGGTGCAGTACAGCTATAAAGGCCTCTATGGGCTGATGGCTCGATGGAAGATTCACCCCAAAGTACCGCGACCGAGTGCTGCCAAGGCCGATGCGGCAGCGCAAGCGCGCTGGAAAAAGGGGGGCTCAAAGCCCTGA
- a CDS encoding GAF domain-containing protein: protein MAEVVFATILTALLVLANAGRERWGTTPFSMLLAALGFMAALGTADLGVYLGLLFSLQAGLLVPILEGEEARWQRTLAGLLLISLMALVLYSLPGLGGPVLQAAFAEKRAVLQGLALLLGTMLAWKFYPRLAARSPGQGLAAALAGLVGVDAGLVFLLAPEGQGKLLAGLGLQALLTGPMLGFYLGWARRPKKNKPIETAHSALLSTVEALARPSEEELWPRLLESAVRVVPGAQAGSIRLRQGSDFVFVAQQGFGDGILGMRSSELEVMAWHGNPAAWRQGQPRIANQADILQIYAAHQRNEQLGQKLNRVSGDLVGRIRSTLCMPILLGGEVVAEINLDAFHDRAFSEASVEIARQFALQITVLLAARRQQAELEARIHEFEVIEALSGALRGLKGTGEITKRLVRETIRLMSSEHAALLLIEPDGEHMRCYAAAGFFLEIKDLPVPRGQDLSWAAVESRAPVWSQQAHLDKRTFGLFKTPRPPYSEIAMPLFSSKGHPLGVLISARNGAGAYLDRDVRLMQVISNIAANTLYQISLEVTPIVGLGNGS, encoded by the coding sequence GTGGCAGAGGTAGTCTTCGCAACCATCTTGACCGCCTTGCTGGTGCTGGCCAACGCCGGACGGGAGCGCTGGGGCACCACGCCCTTTAGTATGCTGCTCGCGGCGCTTGGCTTCATGGCGGCCTTGGGTACAGCCGATCTGGGGGTTTATCTGGGCCTCCTGTTTAGCCTGCAAGCGGGCCTTTTAGTGCCGATCCTCGAGGGCGAGGAAGCACGCTGGCAAAGAACCCTGGCGGGTCTACTGCTGATTAGCCTGATGGCCCTGGTTTTGTACAGCCTGCCCGGGCTGGGTGGGCCGGTGCTACAGGCCGCCTTTGCCGAAAAAAGAGCCGTTCTTCAAGGGCTGGCCCTTTTGCTGGGCACAATGCTGGCCTGGAAGTTCTACCCCCGGCTGGCGGCGCGGAGCCCAGGGCAGGGGTTGGCGGCAGCACTGGCGGGTCTGGTCGGGGTAGATGCCGGCCTGGTGTTCTTGCTTGCGCCCGAAGGACAGGGGAAGCTACTGGCGGGTCTGGGGTTACAAGCGCTGCTAACCGGGCCTATGCTGGGATTTTATTTGGGCTGGGCGCGTCGTCCAAAAAAGAATAAGCCCATCGAGACCGCGCATTCTGCCCTTTTGAGCACGGTCGAGGCGCTGGCCAGACCCTCCGAAGAGGAACTGTGGCCCCGCTTGCTGGAATCGGCGGTACGGGTGGTGCCGGGGGCCCAGGCCGGTAGCATCCGTCTGCGCCAGGGTTCCGATTTTGTTTTTGTGGCCCAGCAGGGCTTTGGCGACGGAATTCTGGGGATGCGCAGTAGCGAGCTCGAGGTCATGGCCTGGCATGGCAACCCAGCGGCCTGGCGGCAGGGCCAGCCGCGTATTGCCAACCAGGCCGACATACTCCAAATCTATGCCGCGCACCAGCGCAACGAGCAGCTTGGCCAAAAACTGAACCGGGTGAGTGGCGACCTAGTGGGCCGCATCCGCTCTACCCTTTGCATGCCCATCCTGCTGGGGGGCGAGGTGGTGGCCGAGATCAACCTGGATGCCTTCCACGACCGGGCCTTTAGCGAAGCGTCGGTGGAAATAGCCCGCCAGTTTGCTCTACAGATCACGGTCTTGCTGGCAGCCCGCCGGCAGCAGGCCGAACTCGAGGCCCGCATCCACGAGTTTGAGGTGATCGAGGCCCTGAGCGGGGCTTTGCGGGGCCTTAAGGGCACCGGCGAGATTACCAAGCGGCTGGTGCGCGAGACCATCCGTCTGATGAGTTCAGAACACGCGGCGCTGCTTTTGATCGAACCCGATGGAGAGCACATGCGCTGCTACGCAGCGGCGGGGTTTTTCCTGGAGATCAAGGATTTGCCGGTGCCCCGGGGACAGGACCTGAGCTGGGCTGCAGTGGAAAGCCGGGCCCCCGTCTGGAGCCAGCAGGCTCACCTCGATAAGCGAACCTTTGGGCTCTTCAAGACGCCCCGCCCACCCTACTCAGAAATAGCGATGCCCTTGTTTAGCTCCAAGGGGCACCCTTTGGGGGTGCTGATTTCTGCCCGGAACGGAGCGGGGGCCTACCTCGACCGGGACGTGCGCTTGATGCAGGTGATTAGCAACATTGCCGCCAACACCTTATACCAAATCTCCCTCGAGGTGACACCTATAGTAGGATTGGGGAATGGGTCGTAG
- a CDS encoding GNAT family N-acetyltransferase, which produces MHIRPFDFSEADYQAYAGVREAAHPEAPLDIAGAQHLDRTRSSSDVMARFLVEQSGQVVGVLEYATPYYDPRPGALEVRYHLRPEAQALEGALWAFLLEQLTPYAPHELLAQVRENWPEYRFFLEQGFAEVERRWESVLDLDHFDPTPFVRPLPPGLVLRPLSELPWQEEGFQRALYQLEIELLADVPSAEPITPWPFEVWQARTLSDPNLLPEGFFLALQGEQLVGVTMLFKSHRPQTLRTGLTGVRQSHRRQGLALALKLRAAEFAKTYGVRYIRTSNHQTNRPMLAINEALGFVKEPAAVLLHKELQS; this is translated from the coding sequence ATGCATATCCGCCCCTTCGACTTTTCCGAGGCCGACTACCAGGCCTATGCCGGCGTGCGCGAGGCCGCCCACCCGGAGGCTCCCCTGGACATCGCGGGGGCGCAGCACCTCGATCGCACCCGTTCCAGCAGCGATGTGATGGCGCGTTTTTTGGTAGAGCAGAGCGGGCAGGTAGTGGGGGTGCTGGAGTATGCCACCCCCTACTACGACCCCAGGCCGGGGGCGCTCGAGGTGCGCTACCACCTACGCCCCGAGGCCCAGGCCCTCGAGGGCGCGTTGTGGGCCTTCCTGCTGGAGCAGCTGACCCCCTACGCACCCCACGAGCTCCTGGCGCAGGTGCGGGAAAACTGGCCGGAGTACCGCTTCTTTTTGGAACAGGGCTTTGCCGAGGTGGAGCGTCGCTGGGAGTCGGTGCTGGATCTAGATCATTTTGACCCGACGCCTTTTGTCAGACCCTTGCCGCCAGGCCTGGTGCTGCGGCCCCTTAGCGAACTGCCCTGGCAAGAAGAGGGTTTCCAGCGGGCTTTGTACCAGCTCGAGATCGAACTGCTGGCCGATGTGCCCAGCGCCGAGCCCATAACCCCCTGGCCCTTCGAGGTCTGGCAGGCGCGCACCTTGAGCGACCCTAACCTGCTGCCCGAGGGCTTTTTTCTGGCCCTACAGGGTGAGCAGCTGGTGGGCGTAACCATGCTCTTCAAGTCCCACCGCCCCCAGACCCTGCGCACCGGCCTCACCGGGGTGCGCCAAAGCCACCGCCGCCAGGGCCTGGCGCTGGCTCTTAAGCTACGGGCTGCCGAGTTTGCCAAGACCTATGGGGTGCGGTATATTCGCACCTCCAACCACCAGACCAACCGCCCCATGCTCGCCATCAACGAGGCCCTAGGGTTTGTGAAAGAACCCGCAGCGGTGTTGTTGCATAAGGAGTTGCAGTCATGA
- a CDS encoding GNAT family N-acetyltransferase, with the protein MNIRPRQAADWPQIAELRNRSEPDWPVTTEKLQLWDAQRDPKYFYAEFVAELEGRVVAVGKIEEDSFAYEPGKFWIGMIVHPDFRRRGIGTELYGFLLEQLAPHRPRKLVARVEEGQEAGLHFVHKHGFSEEWRRYNSRWSPEGFDFAPYKHLEQTLHAEGLEIKSLAELDISDDILRQLWELDWILFQDVPMGVTFTKRTFEQWKKEETETPDFVPEAVLIALDPQRKDPLTGPMVGYTQLSYVVEGGFWVINMTGVLREYRGKKVAHNLKLRGMKLVAQRGGEIRTTNDPPNKVMYEMNLKLGFKPYPSWLRFAKKLD; encoded by the coding sequence ATGAACATTCGCCCGCGCCAAGCCGCCGATTGGCCCCAGATTGCCGAGCTGCGTAACCGCTCCGAACCCGACTGGCCGGTGACGACAGAAAAATTGCAACTCTGGGATGCCCAGCGCGACCCCAAGTATTTTTATGCCGAGTTCGTGGCCGAGTTGGAAGGCCGGGTGGTAGCGGTTGGCAAAATCGAGGAAGATAGCTTCGCCTATGAGCCTGGCAAGTTCTGGATTGGGATGATAGTGCACCCCGATTTCCGACGTCGGGGAATTGGAACAGAGTTATACGGATTTTTGCTGGAACAACTCGCTCCGCATCGGCCCCGAAAACTGGTAGCCAGGGTGGAGGAAGGCCAGGAAGCAGGGCTTCATTTCGTACACAAGCACGGTTTTAGCGAGGAATGGCGACGCTACAACAGCCGTTGGAGCCCAGAAGGGTTCGACTTCGCACCCTATAAGCATTTGGAGCAAACCCTTCATGCAGAAGGTCTAGAAATCAAGAGCCTGGCCGAGCTGGACATAAGTGACGACATCCTGCGCCAGCTTTGGGAACTGGACTGGATTCTGTTTCAGGATGTGCCGATGGGTGTTACCTTTACCAAGCGCACGTTTGAACAGTGGAAAAAGGAGGAGACCGAAACGCCCGACTTTGTACCCGAAGCCGTGCTGATTGCACTAGACCCCCAGCGCAAAGACCCGCTGACGGGCCCGATGGTTGGCTATACCCAGCTTTCGTATGTGGTGGAGGGGGGGTTCTGGGTGATCAACATGACCGGGGTGCTACGCGAGTATCGGGGTAAAAAGGTCGCCCACAACCTCAAGCTGCGCGGTATGAAGCTGGTAGCCCAACGGGGCGGCGAAATCCGCACCACCAATGACCCCCCCAACAAGGTGATGTACGAGATGAATCTGAAGCTGGGCTTCAAGCCTTATCCGAGCTGGCTACGTTTTGCCAAAAAACTCGACTAG
- a CDS encoding GNAT family N-acetyltransferase: protein MATNLVIRPFSQHDYPAIAEVLNAAWPDEVHTEAGLREDDDHAPEVKWGRFVAEMDKEVVATAHYTQFEGMYHPQKFGVWVTVKPDFRSRGIGKVLYQAVLEALRPHNPISILSSTREDQPHALAWLQKLGFAEKMRYWESRLDVQAFEFGRWAHKIEAVKAAGFDLKSLKELEADPAHRQKLYDLWLEARQDVPRPEAMSEVRFEDYCKWVFESKYYLPEGHFVAIDPSTGQYVALSTLWKTDGDYLHTGLTGTRRAYRRKGLALALKLLGIGFAKAYGAKEIRTGNEAGNRAMLSINEALGFVKQPTWIDLVKLLQES, encoded by the coding sequence ATGGCCACCAACCTTGTCATTCGACCCTTTAGCCAACACGACTATCCGGCTATTGCCGAGGTGCTAAACGCCGCCTGGCCCGACGAAGTACACACCGAAGCCGGGCTGCGCGAGGACGACGACCACGCCCCCGAGGTCAAGTGGGGACGCTTTGTGGCCGAGATGGACAAAGAGGTGGTGGCAACCGCCCACTACACCCAGTTCGAGGGGATGTATCACCCGCAAAAGTTTGGAGTTTGGGTGACGGTGAAGCCGGATTTCCGCAGCCGAGGCATTGGGAAGGTGCTGTACCAGGCGGTGCTGGAGGCCCTTAGGCCCCACAATCCCATCTCGATCCTGAGCAGCACCCGCGAAGACCAACCGCACGCCCTGGCCTGGCTACAAAAACTGGGTTTTGCCGAGAAAATGCGCTACTGGGAGTCGCGGCTGGATGTACAAGCCTTCGAGTTTGGCCGCTGGGCGCACAAAATTGAGGCCGTAAAGGCGGCGGGCTTCGACCTCAAAAGCCTGAAGGAGCTGGAAGCCGACCCGGCGCACCGGCAAAAGCTCTACGACCTCTGGCTCGAGGCCCGCCAGGATGTACCGCGCCCCGAGGCCATGAGCGAGGTGCGCTTCGAGGATTACTGCAAGTGGGTGTTCGAGAGCAAGTACTACCTGCCCGAAGGGCACTTCGTGGCCATAGACCCCAGCACCGGTCAGTACGTGGCCCTCTCCACCCTCTGGAAAACCGACGGCGACTACCTCCACACCGGCCTCACCGGCACCCGCCGGGCCTACCGCCGCAAGGGTCTGGCCCTGGCCCTCAAGCTTCTGGGCATCGGTTTCGCAAAGGCTTATGGAGCCAAGGAAATTCGCACCGGCAACGAGGCGGGCAACCGCGCTATGCTCTCCATCAACGAGGCCCTGGGCTTCGTGAAGCAGCCCACCTGGATCGACCTAGTCAAGCTGCTGCAAGAAAGCTGA
- a CDS encoding cupin domain-containing protein, producing MENPWKTFVPQAPTRLGKPEWFTGTVYLSELVVTPAPMHLHLLRVMFAPGARTAWHTHPKGQVLHVEAGIGWFQRWGEPVREMKAGDTIYFAPGEKHWHGASATHAMIHLAMQAAVDGVSTEWLEQVSDAQYRL from the coding sequence ATGGAAAACCCCTGGAAAACCTTTGTGCCCCAGGCCCCTACCCGCTTGGGTAAGCCCGAATGGTTCACCGGTACGGTCTATCTGAGCGAGCTGGTGGTGACGCCCGCACCCATGCACCTGCACCTGCTGCGGGTGATGTTTGCCCCGGGGGCCCGCACGGCCTGGCATACCCACCCCAAGGGGCAGGTTTTGCACGTGGAAGCCGGGATTGGTTGGTTCCAGCGCTGGGGTGAGCCGGTGCGGGAGATGAAGGCGGGCGACACCATCTACTTTGCCCCCGGCGAGAAGCACTGGCACGGGGCCAGCGCAACCCACGCCATGATTCACCTGGCTATGCAAGCAGCGGTGGACGGGGTGAGTACGGAGTGGCTGGAGCAGGTCTCCGATGCCCAGTATCGGCTTTGA